In Sedimentibacter sp. MB31-C6, one genomic interval encodes:
- a CDS encoding methyl-accepting chemotaxis protein yields the protein MKRKFKIGNLGNKFSRKNSKSMKNMKSSKNFKNMKIGRRLLLCFSIIIGVFIISMIFSIINIKTVSNNMNRFNEECYEVEKLALETKLNISNVESAIFKSTTTPTKSLIEQYTNEISNGLKESEDSISELKKKLPDYNDIIVQIENTLNLTSEISVELIDLLSQSRNTQALDIMNNQLMPLLKTIESSMNVLSSDLSDVAESFVVQSNVTIRNSMIVLAILLAIDIIIAIFLSGLVTKSIVTPTKEISEAANAISRGDLNYKISYTSDDELGAAAMGMNNTMDTLQLYIGKINDILNKMATGDMTANIDIDFVGGFAPIKDSVDQILASLNSTLNKINESAEHVSSGSNQVAGGAQALSQGATEQASSIEELSASISEVSEQVKANAGISNDVSEKTKNVAKRVENGSKQMELMTDAMEDIKKSSENIAKIIKVIDDIAFQTNILALNAAVEAARAGDAGKGFAVVADEVRNLASKSAEAAKNTTALIENSIKAVKNGNKIADGTSEIMKIIVEEMHTSSELIDKITDASNEQATSIMEITQGVEQVSAVVQTNSATAEESAAASEELSGQAIVLKELVDKFKLKSIEEKEYAI from the coding sequence ATGAAGAGAAAGTTTAAAATAGGAAATCTAGGTAATAAGTTTAGTAGAAAAAATTCAAAAAGTATGAAAAACATGAAAAGTTCAAAAAACTTTAAAAATATGAAAATAGGCAGAAGATTACTTTTATGTTTTAGTATAATTATTGGTGTTTTTATTATATCGATGATTTTTTCAATAATAAATATAAAAACAGTTTCTAACAATATGAATCGTTTTAATGAAGAATGTTATGAGGTTGAAAAATTAGCTTTAGAAACAAAATTAAATATTAGTAATGTAGAAAGCGCTATTTTTAAAAGTACTACAACACCTACAAAATCTTTAATTGAGCAATATACTAATGAAATATCAAATGGACTTAAAGAATCAGAAGATTCTATTTCTGAATTAAAGAAAAAACTTCCAGATTATAATGATATAATTGTTCAAATAGAAAATACATTGAACTTAACTTCTGAAATTAGCGTTGAACTTATTGATTTATTAAGTCAAAGTAGAAATACACAGGCATTAGATATTATGAACAATCAATTAATGCCACTTTTAAAAACAATTGAAAGTTCAATGAATGTGTTAAGCTCTGACTTAAGTGATGTTGCTGAAAGCTTTGTAGTTCAGTCAAATGTTACAATTCGAAATTCTATGATAGTGTTAGCAATTCTTCTTGCTATAGATATTATAATAGCTATATTTTTAAGCGGACTTGTAACTAAAAGTATTGTAACACCTACAAAAGAAATATCAGAGGCTGCTAATGCAATAAGTAGGGGCGACTTAAACTACAAAATTAGTTATACTTCTGATGATGAATTAGGTGCAGCAGCAATGGGAATGAACAATACTATGGACACTTTGCAACTTTATATTGGAAAAATTAATGATATTTTAAATAAAATGGCTACAGGAGATATGACAGCTAATATTGATATAGACTTTGTAGGTGGATTTGCTCCAATTAAAGATTCTGTAGATCAAATATTAGCTTCTTTAAATAGTACCCTTAATAAAATAAATGAATCGGCAGAACATGTTTCTAGTGGTTCAAACCAAGTGGCTGGAGGAGCTCAAGCATTATCTCAAGGGGCAACTGAACAAGCAAGTTCAATTGAAGAGCTATCTGCATCCATAAGTGAAGTATCCGAACAAGTAAAAGCTAATGCAGGGATATCTAATGATGTTAGCGAAAAAACAAAAAATGTAGCAAAACGTGTTGAAAATGGCAGTAAACAAATGGAATTAATGACGGATGCTATGGAAGATATTAAGAAATCATCAGAAAATATAGCGAAAATCATAAAAGTTATTGATGATATAGCGTTTCAAACTAATATACTTGCATTAAATGCAGCAGTTGAGGCTGCCAGAGCTGGAGATGCTGGTAAAGGCTTTGCAGTAGTAGCTGATGAAGTGAGGAATCTTGCTTCAAAAAGTGCAGAAGCAGCTAAAAATACTACAGCACTAATTGAAAATTCAATTAAAGCAGTTAAAAATGGAAATAAAATTGCTGACGGAACATCTGAGATTATGAAAATAATAGTTGAAGAAATGCATACTTCTTCTGAATTAATTGATAAAATTACGGATGCATCTAATGAACAAGCTACTTCTATAATGGAGATCACACAAGGTGTCGAACAAGTATCAGCTGTTGTTCAAACAAATTCTGCTACAGCGGAAGAAAGTGCAGCTGCCAGTGAAGAATTAAGCGGACAGGCAATTGTTTTAAAAGAATTAGTTGATAAATTTAAGTTAAAAAGTATAGAAGAAAAGGAATATGCAATATAA
- a CDS encoding chemotaxis protein CheW yields the protein MFDEINKEQNEEMEFPWLIFKLKENLYTVNSKMITSIVITPENITYVPNVPKYINGLIHLRGNVIPLIDLRVLFNMKSIKEELEESKNLSEQNETNNNKNDNDNEKEMVVVLENDNTFVGIMVDEVLSVDNIIPFEETEEIKKINKSNYIKGVAKGEKSNDILLILDEDKLMNLA from the coding sequence ATGTTTGATGAAATAAATAAGGAACAAAATGAAGAGATGGAATTTCCTTGGTTAATATTTAAACTTAAGGAGAATTTATATACTGTAAACAGCAAAATGATTACTTCAATAGTAATAACACCTGAAAATATAACGTACGTCCCCAATGTTCCTAAATATATCAATGGATTGATACACCTAAGAGGGAATGTAATTCCTCTAATTGATTTGAGGGTTCTTTTTAACATGAAATCAATTAAAGAAGAACTTGAAGAATCAAAAAACTTATCAGAACAAAATGAAACAAATAACAATAAAAATGATAATGATAATGAAAAAGAAATGGTAGTTGTTTTAGAAAATGACAATACTTTCGTAGGTATTATGGTTGATGAAGTACTTTCAGTCGATAATATAATTCCTTTTGAAGAAACAGAGGAAATTAAAAAAATTAATAAAAGTAATTATATAAAAGGAGTTGCTAAAGGCGAAAAGAGTAATGACATACTTTTAATTTTAGATGAAGACAAATTAATGAATCTAGCTTAG
- a CDS encoding chemotaxis protein CheW, producing MENTLRDLKEINNEDTLRDKYLTFFTDKQLFGIPIADVVQIVGVQEITSVPEFPNYAKGIINLRGTIIPIIDMRLRLNKEEIEYNERTCIIVTNIQGVFIGFIVDSVNEVTNIDKNNISEPPKMGVDYINSYITGVAKQENKIILLLNTQKLLNEKEVEMVTSFD from the coding sequence ATGGAAAATACATTAAGGGATTTAAAAGAAATAAACAATGAGGATACTTTAAGAGATAAATATCTAACTTTTTTTACAGATAAGCAGCTTTTTGGAATTCCTATAGCTGATGTTGTGCAAATAGTAGGAGTGCAAGAAATCACATCAGTTCCTGAGTTTCCAAATTATGCAAAGGGAATAATCAATTTGAGAGGTACAATTATTCCAATTATTGATATGAGATTGCGACTTAATAAAGAAGAAATTGAATATAATGAAAGAACTTGTATAATTGTAACTAATATTCAAGGAGTTTTTATTGGATTCATAGTAGATTCAGTAAATGAAGTTACGAATATAGATAAAAATAATATATCAGAACCACCTAAAATGGGTGTGGATTATATTAATTCTTATATTACTGGAGTTGCAAAACAAGAAAATAAAATAATATTGTTATTAAACACTCAAAAGCTGCTAAATGAAAAAGAAGTAGAAATGGTAACAAGTTTCGATTAA
- a CDS encoding late competence development ComFB family protein, giving the protein MAKTKKTFDKELMYKKIMPSNIKKNNDNEKQEIEDVQDELELQNEIKTKIATSVDAIKFKDESSMFQNKEINVRREEKDEVILYNITEKLVLNKLDSTLKKMNCCKCDRCKKDVVALALNNLKPIYVVATKDEVEKKIKEYDKIGLQVTTAVLKSALTVRKNPRH; this is encoded by the coding sequence ATGGCAAAGACAAAGAAAACATTTGATAAAGAATTAATGTACAAAAAAATAATGCCTTCTAATATTAAAAAAAATAACGATAATGAGAAACAAGAGATAGAAGATGTACAAGATGAACTAGAATTGCAAAATGAAATAAAGACAAAAATAGCCACATCAGTAGATGCTATAAAATTCAAAGATGAATCTTCAATGTTTCAAAACAAAGAGATAAATGTAAGAAGAGAAGAAAAAGATGAAGTAATATTATATAACATAACGGAGAAACTCGTACTTAATAAGCTTGACTCTACTCTTAAAAAGATGAATTGTTGCAAGTGCGATCGTTGTAAAAAGGATGTAGTTGCGTTAGCGTTAAACAATCTTAAACCAATATATGTTGTTGCTACAAAGGATGAAGTTGAGAAAAAAATCAAAGAATATGACAAGATAGGACTTCAAGTTACGACAGCAGTGTTAAAGTCAGCTTTAACTGTAAGAAAGAATCCGAGACATTAA
- a CDS encoding ParA family protein has product MAKVISISNQKGGVGKTTTTGAVAAGYKLKGYRVLCLDLDPQSNLSFSVGAESEDCPTIYDILKGEAKTSFSIQKTPSFDIISSNILLSGIELEFTQTGREFLLREALNTIKDKYDYIFIDTPPALSILTVNAFTASDYIIIPMLADIFSLQGIAQLSETIDKVKKYCNPNLKIEGIVLTKFNKRTILSREIRGTAELIADELKTSLLNTTIRASVAVKEAQTSQKTVYEYSPKNGATLDYMNLVEELLERGI; this is encoded by the coding sequence ATGGCAAAGGTTATATCAATATCAAATCAAAAAGGTGGAGTTGGAAAAACAACGACAACAGGAGCGGTTGCCGCTGGATATAAATTAAAGGGTTATAGAGTTTTGTGTCTTGATTTAGATCCTCAATCAAATTTAAGTTTTAGTGTTGGAGCTGAATCCGAAGATTGCCCAACTATTTATGATATATTAAAAGGCGAAGCTAAGACATCTTTTTCAATTCAAAAAACTCCTTCCTTTGATATTATTTCTTCTAATATACTTTTGAGCGGAATTGAGTTGGAATTCACACAAACAGGTAGGGAATTTCTATTAAGGGAAGCATTAAATACAATAAAAGATAAATATGATTATATATTTATTGATACGCCTCCTGCTTTAAGTATTTTAACAGTTAATGCCTTTACTGCTTCTGATTATATAATAATTCCAATGCTAGCTGATATTTTTAGTTTACAAGGTATTGCTCAATTATCAGAAACTATTGATAAAGTTAAGAAGTATTGTAATCCAAATTTAAAAATAGAAGGAATTGTACTTACAAAATTTAACAAAAGAACAATTTTAAGTAGAGAAATAAGGGGTACAGCGGAGTTAATAGCAGATGAACTTAAAACTAGTTTGTTAAATACTACAATAAGGGCAAGTGTTGCTGTAAAAGAAGCTCAAACAAGTCAAAAAACTGTATACGAATATTCACCTAAAAATGGTGCAACATTGGATTATATGAATTTGGTAGAAGAACTTCTAGAAAGAGGTATATAA